In the genome of Streptomyces sp. NBC_00190, one region contains:
- a CDS encoding ABC transporter permease subunit, producing the protein MAFSAVLRSEWTKIRTVASTSWSLAVSLLATVGFSAGFCALVNASFDNMGAVERATFDPTLLSFSGMQFGQLAMIVFGVLVVSTEYSSGMIRTSLAAVPARASFLLGKLAVATALALLVGLLTSFVSFFLGQAILGDHGIGIDGENVLRAVVGAGLYMALLALFSMGVAAMLRSSVASISILIPFFLIVSNLLSGFEATRKYGQYLPDKAGSKIMQIVPDAMGSSETPYGPWGGLGIMLLWVAASVLGGYLVLKKRDA; encoded by the coding sequence ATGGCCTTCTCCGCCGTCCTCAGGTCCGAGTGGACCAAGATCCGCACGGTCGCCTCCACGAGCTGGTCCCTCGCCGTCTCGCTCCTCGCCACCGTCGGGTTCAGTGCCGGTTTCTGCGCCCTGGTCAACGCGAGCTTCGACAACATGGGCGCGGTCGAACGGGCCACGTTCGACCCCACCCTGCTGAGCTTCAGCGGGATGCAGTTCGGCCAGCTGGCGATGATCGTCTTCGGGGTGCTGGTGGTCAGCACCGAGTACAGCTCGGGCATGATCCGTACCTCGCTGGCCGCCGTACCCGCACGCGCGAGCTTCCTGCTGGGCAAGCTCGCCGTGGCCACGGCCCTGGCCCTGCTGGTCGGACTGCTGACCAGCTTCGTGTCGTTCTTCCTCGGCCAGGCGATCCTGGGGGACCACGGCATCGGCATCGACGGGGAGAACGTCCTGCGCGCGGTGGTCGGCGCCGGCCTGTACATGGCGCTCCTCGCCCTGTTCTCCATGGGCGTGGCCGCCATGCTGCGCAGCTCGGTCGCCTCGATCAGCATCCTGATCCCGTTCTTCCTGATCGTCTCGAACCTCCTCAGCGGTTTCGAGGCGACCCGTAAGTACGGCCAGTACCTGCCCGACAAGGCGGGGTCCAAGATCATGCAGATCGTGCCGGACGCCATGGGCAGCTCCGAGACGCCGTACGGCCCCTGGGGCGGCCTCGGGATCATGCTCCTGTGGGTGGCCGCCTCGGTGCTCGGGGGCTACCTCGTCCTCAAGAAGAGGGACGCCTGA
- a CDS encoding ABC transporter ATP-binding protein: MIELEGLTKRFGAKTAVDNLSFQVRPGVVTGFLGPNGAGKSTTMRMMLDLDNPTSGTVRIDGKHYRDLPEPLKYIGALLDAKAMNGGRTAYNNLLCLAQSNRIPERRVAEVLDLVGLTAVAKRKSKGFSLGMGQRLGIASALLGDPQILMFDEPVNGLDPEGILWIRNLMKGLAAEGRTIFVSSHLMSEMALTAEHLVVIGQGKLLADLSMADFIHQNSRSYVRLRSPQQERLKDVLHEAGIDAVSVPATGALEIDGVGPERLGELAAQHQIVLHELSPQRASLEEAFMRMTADSVEYHAHAPGAPVPAGMAADHPSRPADAPGWGAGYEATPKGGE, from the coding sequence ATGATCGAGCTTGAGGGCCTTACGAAACGATTCGGCGCGAAGACCGCCGTGGACAACCTCAGCTTCCAGGTCAGACCGGGGGTGGTGACCGGCTTCCTCGGCCCCAACGGGGCGGGGAAGTCCACGACCATGCGCATGATGCTCGACCTCGACAACCCGACCAGCGGTACGGTCCGGATCGACGGCAAGCACTACCGGGATCTGCCGGAGCCGCTGAAGTACATCGGTGCACTGCTTGACGCGAAAGCGATGAACGGTGGCCGAACTGCATACAACAACCTTCTCTGTCTGGCCCAGTCGAACCGGATCCCGGAACGCCGGGTCGCCGAAGTACTCGACCTGGTCGGCCTGACGGCTGTCGCGAAGAGGAAGTCGAAAGGATTTTCGCTGGGCATGGGCCAGCGGCTGGGAATCGCCTCCGCACTGCTCGGTGATCCCCAAATCCTGATGTTCGACGAACCCGTCAACGGTCTGGACCCGGAGGGAATTCTCTGGATCAGGAATCTCATGAAGGGACTGGCGGCGGAAGGACGAACGATCTTCGTCTCGTCCCATCTCATGAGCGAAATGGCCCTGACGGCCGAACATTTGGTCGTCATCGGGCAGGGAAAGCTGCTGGCAGACCTGTCGATGGCCGATTTCATCCACCAGAACTCGCGCAGTTACGTCCGGCTGCGCTCGCCCCAGCAGGAGCGGCTCAAGGACGTCCTGCACGAGGCGGGGATCGACGCCGTCAGCGTGCCGGCCACCGGCGCGCTGGAGATCGACGGCGTGGGCCCGGAGCGGCTCGGCGAGCTGGCCGCCCAGCACCAGATCGTGCTGCACGAACTCAGCCCGCAACGGGCTTCACTGGAGGAAGCGTTCATGCGCATGACGGCGGACTCCGTCGAGTACCACGCCCACGCACCGGGCGCGCCCGTGCCCGCGGGCATGGCCGCCGACCACCCCTCCCGGCCCGCCGACGCTCCCGGCTGGGGCGCCGGCTACGAGGCGACCCCCAAGGGCGGTGAGTGA